The Montipora foliosa isolate CH-2021 chromosome 10, ASM3666993v2, whole genome shotgun sequence genomic sequence ACACTTCATAAATAGTTAGCCTGCTCACAGGCTCTCttctacccccaaccccagtccctcggagagcctgctACCCAAGCTaacaaacagtttttttttgcattcctTTCTTCCGTTCTACTAACTGTTATGTGTCATTATTTAGAATTTGAGCTGGAAAACTAGAGCATTATTATTACTAGGACTAGATAATCTCGAATTATTGAATTGCGTTTTACATTAGCTTTGGAAGCAAGGAGAAGGGTTGAGAAAGAAACAATAACAATCACGAGGTGCGCGATCGTCATTTGCTCATATGACGTATCAATGCACGTGTGACgcaattcaagatggcgccgaAAAAGCAGGCGAACGAAAAATCACCCTATacacaggatacccaagattagaaattACATTCTCCTGAACAATGCAATTACGGAGATGAAGAAAAATCGTATGGCATATGTTTATTTTTGGTTGGATTTTTGAATGGTGAAAGTTGGCTATCTAATTTTATTTTGTGCTTCAAACATTTTCTTTAGTTAGTTAAGAACCTTTATTTATTGCAATTGAACATTATTTTTAATGTATTGACTAAAAGCCTAGGGAGACATTGACCAGGTAGACGACCCTCATGGCTTAACAAGGGTGAACATAAGATGACATACCAATCTCTACAAATGCGCGTCACACACCAGCCCTCAAGGAATGGTAATTTCTGTAACTTGTTTGCTTCCAAAGTTGCTTTTatcaaatttgttttgtaaACATTTTTATCCAAATATTGTCAATGCAATCTTCATACGGCAAAAATCATGAAGTGAAGAACAAATGCCACGATATCCCTAACGCTCATGGTCTTCAGGATAAACCTGGCTTAAACCTTCATTCTTGGTGTTTATCTTGTTCTTACTTAGAAAGTAAATTAACACAAAGCGATGGGGGATGTATTTGAAAGGGCTTTATTTACATAAACATTTTCAGGAAAAGACATGTTCAAATGAAATATTGTACTATCAGGATAGATCCAATCCTAACTCATAGAAACACTCTGTCTGTGCGAAAAGGGTGTTTGTATACCCCCATGTACTTGGCAACAGCTCCACCGAATCCAAGAGCAGCAGCCATGCCACATCCTACTTGCCAACTGCTCCCTGTATTTTAAAAGGATAAAGTAATGATCAGAAAGGCTCTGTAAGAGGGAGGCAACATTCTCCTTAGCCAAAAAATTCAACTTACCGGTAATCAATGTCCTGCTTGTTATATTACAAAAATCAAATGGCTAAAGACATCTCCAAAGGTTTCAAAATTGCAGAGGGGGATATGCCATGCTCACAAACATCCCTGCACAATTGCAATTTAGTATTCTATTGGTCAGAATTATTAGCTACAAGACTAATGTGACAGACCTAGGCCATCAAGTAGTCACTAAGGCCTCACatcacagatttttttttttttggtttttgaaagaacaaaacaaatactGATTTGCATTTAATGATACAGATGATAGCAACTGATGCCGGCAAGCAGCAGTTCTCTTGTGTCTCAGATCTAGAGCCATGTTAGCATCCACTCCATTGCACCTTTACTGCAGTCTATCCAGCTATTGATACTAGCAATTTAAACAAACAACCTATACTCACTCCTAAATCCAAATAAAGCTCCGCTAACAACACCTCCAAGTGCCCAGTTCAATGGATCATCTTTCTCTCTCAGGGATGCTGAGGTACAAGTAGTCAATGCAAACAAACCTGCAGCTCCACCTGCAATCAACaaacacacattttttttttatttagtctGGTGAACATGGGATATCGCGGTAATCAAAGTTTCCATTCCATGATGCTACAGCTGTTCTTGTTCATATAGCCTCATACACTTTAGACCTTTAGAGGACAATTTGCCAAGCTAACCATTTTTGTTGAGGCAAATAAGCCCAAGGATGTAGATAAGAATAAATTCATCTGGTTGAAGGTTCTATTGAGGTGGTAAGTTCAGGGATCCACATTTGCAGTCGTCCGCTCATCCCAGATGACTAAAAACCAGTCTGGACGAGTATAAGAACTCCAAAGGTTGTCCGTTGGATGAGTGatgttttaaccctttaagccctgaggggttccccattgacgagtaaaatcgtctggttaATGAATATCTTTTCATGAATGCCATCAAATGTTATAATATAGAATGTACTTTCGTTCTGACTGCTTTTCACTGAAATGGAAACTTccaaaaaataaggaataaacatGCAGCTTTTCTCAGCAATGACATCTCAAGTTTAGGTGCCATTTTTGGCCATGCAGTATTTACCACGAAATGATTGGAGGACCAATTTTCATCTCACCACTGGCATGATTGTTAACAAGACATTAGCAAAGGCTGACTCGTGGTCTCAGCTGATAATGTGGCGTTAGTTACAAGGTGTTTCGCCACCTacagcaaaaaggaaaacaagtggaGCAGAACCTGCTGCTTTATAATGAACAGGAAAAACACAATCTTGATAGCATATAAAAGGAAGTCACTAGACAAGAGCGTTGAAACTTTGGGtctttgaatcgtaactttgtaAGCTACATTCAAGTACATTTTGCCATGGCAGATAAGGACCACTGTAAATGGTCTACAATTTTCCTTGTCCAAACAGGTTATAAGCTAAAAAATGGTCCAGCTAGATTTGAGCCTTGTCAACGTTTCTGACAACTTCCTTGATGTTGTATCATTCAAGTGCTATTGCATATTAACAGTCTCAAAACATACCAAGTAGAAGTGAATAATTCTTCATGTGAATAAATGACTGCAGAATGAGAGGTGTTGGTTCAGGATCTGGGATTTTTAACGCGGAATAAGCAGCACCGTAAAATCCTCCTGAAATATAATTTAAATTGCACGAGGCAAAATTAGAGACAGAacttattaattaaaaaattaacttttttcaCCTTTTAGCATCTCCTTTTTTTCATGGATCAACAGCTTATTTCCAGCAAAGAACACTATTGCTtcttggggtacctgtggtaTGCACAGTTTCATACAAAGACGCGATCCTCATCTGTCCATGTACGGCTGGGGTTTTTACGTTTCACAGAAACATTTAGAATTAACTTAACTATAATGTAAGATCTTAGATGTTAAGTCCACTGCCACCATCAATTTCGATATTTCTGGCACAAGCTTGCGTAAGCTTAAATACTAGCAATATTTGAGTTACTCGCCTATTAGCGCCCCTTGAACAGCGAAACTCATCGTTCTTTGCACACAGTTCTCTCCATCCAATTCATCCATCCACGGTTCATCAAATTTTGGGCATCCATGTCCGGGCATACTTATTATACAAAGCTGTTTTGCGTAAACTAAACAACCTCACAGTGTCCTTCACCTCTCGAGTCAAAGAACTCAGTAACCGAGCACAAGCGTGGTCACCAAGGCTGTTTCCAGAGATGTCGGCTAACAGTGAAGATGATTTGCGGCCTGCTCCAGAGGTGGAAATTCTTCCTCAGAATGCTTACAAATTGCGTGAGATTGTCCCATCTGTTGAGCGAAAGCCACGCTTCATTTGTATTCTCGTTGATTTCTTGTGCTTGGCGGCGGTTGAAATCttaattttgattttcaagttcgtGATCCCACCATTCAAGCGCGGATTTTACTGCGATGATGATACTATTAACAAGCCTTATAAAGAAAGCACTGTTCCATCGACTGTGCTGTACTCCGTAGGGTTTGTCTTAGCATTTATTGTGATCTCCAGCACTGAGTTTTACAACAGCAGAAGGGAGGGAATGTCGAGAATGAAAACCAAGGAAGATAGCCATTTTAATCTGGGTCCTTTGAAATTGAATTCCCGCAATATTGAGATACTAAGGTTATTCATAGGTTTCACCTATGGAGGCTTGATCACCATTTTTCTCACCGATGTTGGAAAATACACTGTTGGAAGATTACGACCGCATTTTCTCTCTATCTGCAAGGCACCTCCAGCTGTCTTCACCAACTGTAGCCACAATTACATATTAGGGGATGTTTGTACAGGTGATCCTGGTCTGTTAAGGGAAGGAAGATTATCGTTTCCATCAGGGCATGCCTCGTTTTCAGGTACCAttgaaaataagttttctttttacacCTAGGCGAGAATTTCAAATGCCAATGCATTGCCACATTTGATGCATTAACGCTGCATTGTTACCAATACATTGCCACATTTGATGCATTAACACTGTAAACATGCAAAAGCCAAAATATTCATGTTTGCTTTGATGGGTGCCACTTTTGTAATACATCTCAGATCCATTCTTTTGTTCCTTACGTATACTCTCCTGTCTTATGTCCTGTTTCTACTCCTTTCTTCCCAGCCCAAATATTCTTGCCCTATCTTAAACTGCTGTTGCGAACTTGCACGTGACACTAGTCATAATTATTAGGTGAGAGAGGCATCTTCTGATGATGATATATAGTGATGACAGTCATGATAATGGAGATGTTTATCACAATAATAGTGATATTGCCTCGTCGTAAGTTATAAACAAAGCAAATCTGCACCTTTAGGCCATCCTCTTTGCCCTTCCCTCTAGCATTGAGGTCCTGAGCTCCTTTGTAATAAATGCCTAGTCCCATATCCCTCCATCAAGTCTCCCCATACGTGACTGACCTTCTCCGCCATCCTCTGATACCACAGCCCATTCCCAGCACAGCATAATTCATGAATCATGAATGTTCAAGGGAACACAACCATTACTGTCTTCCACCATGAAGAGTAGCATTAGTGcctttaattattaataatattctaCAGTACCATGTTGGGTCTAAAATGGCCACTTATTGTTTGCTTTTCAATAGCATATGCTGTGACCTTTACGATCCTTTATATGGAAGCCACAATGAGTTTTCCTCACAGCAAGTTTCTCAAGTTCTTTATCCAACTTGTGGTTGCACAGCTGGGAATCCTGTGCTCGTTGTCACGAATCAGTGATTATAAGCATCATTGGAGTGATGTTTTGGCAGGCATGTTGCTGGGGATTCTGACTGCAGTGCTGATCCTTAACCATGTACTACAGATGTTTAGAAGAGATAAAAGCTCCAGAAAGCCGGCCCATGTTGGCACTGTATAGCCTTTTTGCTTTGACTTTTTCCATTGGGAAGCAATGTACTACAGTTGCTTACTGTTCTGATGAGAACAGCATGCCAATTTGTGAGCACAGAAAGAACATGATTGCAATAACAAACACAGACAAGGACCCCAGATATAATAGCACTTAGTTGCACAAGAATGAAATTACTCTTTAGAGGTCACATCAAGAAAATATAGAACTGGAGGTACAAAGACTGAATTGCAGGGAAaaaattctctctctctctcttttttatgCCATGACCCTAATATAGTGGCATAACACCGCCACGAGACAATTCACCTCATAATATTCTTGCAGTTGATTCAATGGAAATCAAATgtgattttcaaaaaaatgttttttgcaCATAGTCTTTACTGTACATAACAATACATGCTTATGAAAGTGGTGATTGGTGGTATTCCCCTGTGGAATGTATTCATTCAAGTTACCATAATAATGTTGTAATTTAATGCATTAACACTACATTCAGTGATCCTACTCCAGTTGATAAGCCTATCTGCACTGATACATGTATGATGTGTGCTCTAGGTGCACTTCAGTTGTTATACCCAAGCAAAAAACTGAGAGGTTCTTGAAATTCAAATCCCAGGAAATCCATTTGAAATAAGTTATCTGCACGGTCAGATTTCCTTTTTTGGGGACAATTTCCTTACTGGGACTAATACTCAGGTGGGATTTGTAGCACTACATAATTATCACCCTTTGATGGCTAATTCTGTTCTTGGCCTTTGCTACGTGGCCAGCTGTTTGTTGAAACTTGTTGACCCTGTATTTCCAGAAATGCCCTAATTAGATGCCCactgatttcaataagcatcacaaTCTcatccccagagtccgcttttctttttgtCAGCACCAACAACACAGACTCTGGCCgcttccaatttatgcgcagtcatAGTGAAGGTCCATTGTTGTAACCATTGACAGctactgttgtttcaaattcctGAGCGTgtgcgtagacgagccggaagtctGTCAAGTGtggacttcctgccttggaagtggctAGAGTCCGTGTTCTCTTCTCAGtgctgaccaaaaaaaaaaagtggactCTGGGACGAGATTTTAAGCATCACAAGTGTTCCTTGCTTTTCGTTACTCATAATGAACAGCTGCATTTATCGATGCTGATTCCGGTTTATGATGGTATAAATTGCATAAAAGAAAGCGAAATCAATAATTAAGTGTCATCATTTCTCACTGTGAGATCGTTTCGCGCTGTATAAAGAGTTTTGTAACCgtgttgcatcttttttatttagttttcaCTCATTGTGACACTAACTCTTCCTGTTCGTGCACCTTCCATTCAACTGCTATTACGTTGAATTGTGTACATTATTATTTCTCTCTCACAATTATGTTTTAGTTAAACAGTGGAAATACTCGATCTAATCTTTTTAGAAGCCTCTCCCCTTCTTCATTTTAATTTAGTCGTTCTAGTTTAGGAAGAGTTCCATCGTCTTTATACCGTTTCTCATAGATTTGTCTATTAAACACTATGCACACGCTGTTGCATGTACCGTTCTTCGATGGAATAATCGAAACAGTCTCGCTTCATCTGCGGTAAGGAAAAGCAGATTGAATTCCCTCCTCTTTGTGGATTCGGCACCTGACAAAAATGGGTCCCAGCCCTTCACACGAACGGCCGGTGATAAATTACCTTATCAAACCAGTTGATAGGAATATTTAGCGCTGCTCTCGCGATCCTTCCAGGACTACAGTTTCCTTGGGAACTCAACCTTGCAGTTTTGGCAAGTGCTTAACGCGACTGAAGCGGACTTATTGGAAAAATAGCGCAattgtgaaaaaaagaaaacgtttggtGATTTTGCAAAAGACATTGCTTGGTGCAATACGTTTTGCAACAGGCAAAACATTAAATTGCTAGAACACTTGCAAAGTAGTAGACTATTCTTCTTTTTACAACggtttttgcaacttgttttccAATGGTAAATATCCATTGGAAAGTGGTAATTTCCCAATATCGTATAATTAGATTAAATTATGAACATATCAACACGAAatgatgtcatcattttcatGGCAAAAGACGTCTTTTTCGTCTTTGAGTATAAGCAACAATACAATATAAAAATGACAgccagtttccctgaaaataaAACGCTCTATCTTTATGGATGTCACACATGTTTGAAAGCTGCGCATATGTCGACGATAgcaatgatgttttttttttgttgcgctCTATGATATTTCCTGTATGAAGCGCTGAAGAATTGAATGCAAGCATAATATTTTAGAGTCATGTACTGATTCTTAACAAGCGTGTGAGGAAGATGTGGTTTTTACGAACGTCAAACATTTTAATAGTTTCAAGTTATTAGCTACCACGACCCGCACTCGAAATGGCTGAGGGCAAAACTCATGAAATTGGTCATGAACGTCTTTGTATTAAAACGTAATTATGAGAAGACGCGCAAAGACGAATAGACATTGCAGTTTTTCTTGCATCAGAGTGTTGTTTCTATAAATGGCCATTAATTGCACTGAATTCAACATctacaaaaatgttttcaggtTTACATGATTCGTAGTTCTATTGTAGAGACAGCAAGCAGCATGGAAGAAGTCACTGAGGAGATTGACCCATCTCTCTTGGTCCATTATGAAACTACGGCTTTCAAAAGACAACCGAGGAAacatattttttccaaaaagaaGAGTCTCCTTTGCCATCTTCATCGACTACGAAAATAAAATGTAAACGTTGCTAAACAAAGACGACTAAAAGCAAGTCGGCTTATCAGAGTTAACCACACCCAGAATCGAAGATAAACGAGTAGTCTTCTTCCCACCAAAGAATCCATGTGAAGTGCTTGCCATAAATCACcaatgaacgaaaacaaaaaacacccCTCTCGATTTTTACCAGTTGTAAACAGTCACCATCCTTAAGATCACGATAGAATGAGTATCAAAGCAAGGGctgtaaataaaattattattgtagcTT encodes the following:
- the LOC137973470 gene encoding NADH dehydrogenase [ubiquinone] 1 alpha subcomplex subunit 11-like, which codes for MPGHGCPKFDEPWMDELDGENCVQRTMSFAVQGALIGGFYGAAYSALKIPDPEPTPLILQSFIHMKNYSLLLGGAAGLFALTTCTSASLREKDDPLNWALGGVVSGALFGFRRSSWQVGCGMAAALGFGGAVAKYMGVYKHPFRTDRVFL
- the LOC137973469 gene encoding phospholipid phosphatase 1-like; amino-acid sequence: MSANSEDDLRPAPEVEILPQNAYKLREIVPSVERKPRFICILVDFLCLAAVEILILIFKFVIPPFKRGFYCDDDTINKPYKESTVPSTVLYSVGFVLAFIVISSTEFYNSRREGMSRMKTKEDSHFNLGPLKLNSRNIEILRLFIGFTYGGLITIFLTDVGKYTVGRLRPHFLSICKAPPAVFTNCSHNYILGDVCTGDPGLLREGRLSFPSGHASFSAYAVTFTILYMEATMSFPHSKFLKFFIQLVVAQLGILCSLSRISDYKHHWSDVLAGMLLGILTAVLILNHVLQMFRRDKSSRKPAHVGTV